A window of Cohnella herbarum contains these coding sequences:
- a CDS encoding SDR family oxidoreductase encodes MRDLVKVALVTGANKGIGFEICRQLGERGITVLVGARDEGRGKEAAGKLVAQGVDAHFVKIDVTDQRSIDQAYSMITYAFGKLDILVNNAGIFLPEDPPSGLDIETMKQVYETNVFGVFRVTKAMLPLLRNSTGGRIVNMSSSLGSLSLNSDPNFELASFLMLGYNSSKTAVNALTVFFANELRDTGIKVSSADPGYCATSLTNFAGSRTPIEGAYTAVKLATLPDDVRSGGSTTITENWIGRGIEEPNRSPITFAG; translated from the coding sequence ATGAGGGATCTTGTCAAAGTCGCGCTCGTAACAGGGGCAAATAAAGGAATAGGTTTCGAGATTTGCCGGCAACTGGGAGAGAGAGGCATAACCGTTCTGGTCGGGGCAAGGGACGAGGGAAGGGGCAAGGAAGCGGCGGGAAAACTCGTTGCGCAAGGCGTGGATGCTCATTTCGTCAAGATAGACGTCACCGATCAGCGCTCCATTGATCAAGCTTACTCTATGATTACGTACGCCTTCGGAAAATTGGACATCCTGGTCAATAACGCGGGGATTTTTCTGCCTGAAGATCCTCCGAGCGGCTTGGATATCGAGACGATGAAACAGGTTTACGAGACGAACGTATTCGGCGTATTCCGGGTCACGAAGGCGATGCTCCCGTTGCTTCGCAATTCCACGGGCGGACGGATCGTGAACATGTCCAGCTCGCTGGGCTCGTTAAGCTTGAACAGCGATCCGAATTTCGAGCTCGCCTCATTCCTGATGCTCGGTTACAATTCCTCGAAAACCGCGGTCAACGCGCTTACCGTATTTTTCGCGAATGAACTAAGGGATACGGGGATTAAAGTGAGCTCCGCGGATCCCGGTTATTGCGCGACGAGCTTGACCAATTTCGCCGGATCGAGAACGCCCATCGAAGGCGCGTATACGGCGGTTAAGCTAGCTACCCTGCCGGATGACGTGCGTTCGGGGGGTTCTACAACGATAACGGAAAACTGGATTGGTAGAGGAATAGAGGAACCGAACCGTTCACCGATCACGTTCGCCGGATGA
- a CDS encoding MerR family transcriptional regulator, with translation MKIKEVAVKLNLTPRAVRLYEKKGLLSPSKQPDNRYRTFTEQDVWRLQTIVSLREAGMSLTDIKTALEKWDENDTEELQYYLELQRSAMVSEWLRIKQAIETTERMIGLLKTDRSLPLGHIFRLAEASKQRREQRGNWIDKWDYNRLAPTHDERVSVNSGYYADYEQTLEFILRKIHPAAGEEGLDIGTGTGNLAAKFIERGAVMSGVDQSKEMLRLCQKKHPSLETRIGNFLALPYLEEQFDFVVSSFAFHHLGPEQQLLALEEMRRVIKPRGRICIADLMEAAETEASQRRTESDYPEVHVLVDWFAANGYRTEVHRMNELLHILYAFKED, from the coding sequence ATGAAGATCAAGGAAGTGGCGGTTAAGCTGAACCTCACTCCGAGAGCGGTCCGTCTGTACGAGAAGAAAGGTCTGCTGTCTCCCTCCAAGCAACCGGACAACCGTTACAGGACCTTCACGGAGCAAGACGTATGGAGATTGCAGACGATAGTGTCCCTGCGGGAAGCCGGGATGTCGTTGACGGATATTAAGACGGCTTTGGAAAAATGGGACGAGAACGACACGGAGGAGCTTCAATACTATCTCGAGCTGCAACGGTCGGCCATGGTTTCGGAGTGGCTGCGGATCAAGCAAGCGATCGAGACGACCGAGCGAATGATCGGACTGCTTAAGACCGATCGCTCCCTGCCTCTCGGCCATATTTTTCGATTGGCGGAAGCTTCCAAGCAACGGAGAGAGCAACGCGGCAACTGGATAGATAAGTGGGATTACAACCGGTTGGCGCCGACCCACGACGAACGGGTTTCCGTGAATTCCGGGTACTACGCGGATTATGAGCAAACGCTGGAATTCATCTTACGGAAGATACATCCGGCAGCCGGGGAAGAAGGATTGGATATCGGTACGGGAACCGGCAATTTGGCGGCGAAATTCATCGAGCGGGGAGCTGTCATGTCGGGCGTCGATCAGTCCAAAGAGATGCTCCGTCTTTGCCAGAAGAAACACCCTTCGTTGGAAACCAGAATCGGTAACTTCCTAGCCCTTCCCTATTTAGAGGAACAATTCGATTTCGTCGTATCCAGCTTTGCTTTTCATCATCTCGGACCCGAGCAGCAGTTGCTCGCATTGGAAGAAATGCGCAGAGTGATTAAACCCCGCGGAAGAATCTGCATCGCCGATCTTATGGAAGCGGCGGAAACGGAAGCTAGCCAACGTCGGACCGAATCCGACTATCCCGAAGTCCACGTGCTCGTGGATTGGTTCGCGGCTAACGGGTACCGAACGGAAGTACATCGGATGAATGAACTACTTCATATTCTTTACGCATTTAAGGAGGATTGA
- a CDS encoding class I SAM-dependent methyltransferase produces the protein MPNHEKIYDQEASQYHELIARQPELRGIIEEIRPLDGGLDIVDMGAGTGRLTTVLAPGAKSIVALDAAEAMLKITAERLQERGLTNWTTQAADNRKLPLPDRSADLIVSGWSICYLTNSNVPEWEHNLEGIIGEIKRVLRPGGTVVILETLGTGHETPSAPDFLQPYYARLVNTYGFSHRWIRMDYSFDDLSQAERLARFFFGDELADEVIRQQLVTLPECAGVWWLQV, from the coding sequence ATGCCTAACCACGAGAAGATCTATGATCAGGAAGCATCGCAATACCATGAATTAATCGCAAGGCAGCCTGAGTTGCGCGGAATCATCGAGGAAATCCGACCGTTGGACGGCGGACTCGATATCGTAGACATGGGTGCGGGCACGGGCAGATTAACGACCGTTCTCGCCCCGGGAGCCAAGTCCATCGTCGCTCTAGACGCCGCGGAGGCTATGTTGAAGATTACAGCCGAACGCCTGCAAGAGAGAGGACTAACCAACTGGACGACGCAAGCGGCCGACAATCGCAAGCTTCCGCTTCCCGATCGGAGCGCCGATCTTATCGTCTCCGGCTGGAGCATCTGTTACTTAACGAACTCGAACGTGCCGGAGTGGGAGCACAATCTAGAGGGAATCATCGGAGAAATCAAACGCGTACTAAGGCCGGGCGGAACGGTTGTTATTCTCGAAACGTTAGGCACGGGCCACGAGACCCCTTCCGCTCCGGACTTCCTGCAGCCTTACTATGCCCGATTGGTGAATACGTACGGCTTCTCTCACCGTTGGATACGCATGGATTATTCGTTCGACGATCTGTCTCAGGCCGAGCGGTTAGCCCGCTTCTTCTTCGGAGACGAATTGGCGGATGAAGTTATCCGGCAACAGCTCGTAACGTTGCCCGAGTGCGCCGGCGTTTGGTGGCTTCAGGTGTAA
- a CDS encoding glycoside hydrolase family 36 protein produces MSKALGITENGLHLDFEITEAGDVRLLHFGANPKEPGIVEEAQKVGFRLMELQLTGEDRAEYHGRTHRATYPGLRMTYAGHSDTRNEIGRKLEMRLSDPVTGLLAVQHFQFYDGAQALRSWTVLKNEGADTVGIEYVSSFALTGLDKEGAADRDEKMKISLAHNGWQSELQWRTYTLPELGLSHVIDRGSKRVSCSNTGSWSASEHIPMAVLENKEAGTSLFWQIEHNGSWHWEIIDQVDLLTLLISGPTEHDNHWWKRLQPGEEFVSVPVAVGAVNGGFEQAIAELTTYRRRIRRENDDNRELRVIFNDYMNCLWGSPTTAKLLPLIDAAAEVGCEYFCIDAGWYAPGEWWDGVGEWLPSSERFPEGIKYVLDYIRGKGMIPGLWLELEVMGINSPKLADADDDWFFMRHGVRVKDRSRYQLDYRNPAVIAHSTEVIRRLVEDYGVGYIKMDYNINAGIGTEAAADSVGDGLLQHNRAYLAWLDGIFERYPELVIENCSSGGMRMDYAMLSRHSIQSTSDQENYANYAAIAASSPAALTPEQSAIWSYPLREGDDEEVIFNMVNALLLRVHQSGHLAELSPRRRDLVKEALDYYKTIRQDIREALPFWPLGLPTQQDDWVSFGLRHQDRVYLAVWRVGGDAAEIQLPLGQVVGLRATAGIRCAYPQGVDTDWSWNDERGELTVRLPSAKTARLFELRVK; encoded by the coding sequence ATGAGCAAAGCTTTGGGGATTACGGAAAACGGGCTGCATTTGGATTTCGAGATTACGGAAGCGGGAGACGTCAGATTGTTGCATTTCGGAGCGAATCCGAAGGAACCGGGAATCGTCGAAGAGGCGCAGAAAGTCGGCTTTCGATTAATGGAGCTCCAACTAACCGGGGAAGATCGTGCGGAGTATCATGGCCGGACGCATCGGGCGACCTATCCGGGATTGCGCATGACTTATGCAGGGCATTCCGATACGCGTAACGAGATCGGCAGGAAGCTCGAAATGAGACTTTCGGATCCGGTAACGGGTTTGCTGGCGGTACAGCATTTTCAGTTTTACGATGGCGCCCAGGCTTTACGCAGTTGGACGGTCCTTAAGAACGAAGGCGCGGACACGGTCGGAATAGAGTATGTTTCTTCGTTTGCGCTTACCGGCTTGGACAAGGAAGGAGCCGCGGATCGCGACGAGAAAATGAAAATCTCCCTTGCGCATAACGGTTGGCAAAGCGAACTGCAATGGAGAACGTACACGCTTCCCGAGCTGGGACTGTCGCATGTTATCGACCGCGGGTCGAAGCGGGTGTCGTGCAGCAATACGGGCTCATGGTCCGCGTCGGAGCATATTCCGATGGCGGTGCTGGAGAACAAGGAAGCGGGAACGAGCTTATTCTGGCAGATCGAGCATAACGGCTCTTGGCATTGGGAAATCATCGATCAAGTCGATCTCTTGACTTTGTTGATCAGCGGTCCTACCGAGCATGATAATCATTGGTGGAAAAGGCTTCAGCCGGGCGAGGAGTTCGTCTCCGTGCCGGTGGCGGTCGGCGCCGTAAACGGCGGTTTCGAGCAAGCGATCGCGGAATTAACGACTTATAGACGCCGAATTCGCCGGGAGAACGACGATAACCGCGAGCTTCGGGTTATTTTCAACGACTACATGAACTGTTTGTGGGGATCGCCAACGACGGCTAAGCTGCTGCCGTTGATCGATGCCGCGGCAGAGGTAGGCTGCGAATATTTCTGTATCGACGCAGGATGGTACGCTCCGGGTGAATGGTGGGACGGAGTCGGGGAATGGCTCCCATCGTCGGAACGATTCCCGGAAGGCATTAAGTACGTGCTCGACTATATTCGCGGCAAAGGCATGATTCCGGGGTTGTGGCTGGAGCTTGAAGTCATGGGCATTAACAGTCCGAAGTTGGCGGATGCGGATGACGATTGGTTCTTCATGCGGCACGGCGTTCGGGTGAAAGATCGCAGTCGCTATCAGCTCGATTACCGCAATCCGGCCGTTATCGCCCACTCGACGGAAGTCATTCGCAGGTTGGTCGAGGATTACGGAGTCGGCTATATTAAGATGGATTACAACATCAATGCCGGCATCGGAACCGAAGCTGCGGCCGATAGCGTCGGAGACGGATTGCTTCAGCATAACCGGGCTTATCTGGCTTGGCTGGACGGCATCTTCGAGCGGTATCCCGAGCTGGTCATCGAGAATTGCTCGAGCGGCGGCATGAGAATGGACTACGCCATGTTAAGTCGACACAGCATACAGTCTACGAGCGATCAAGAAAACTACGCCAACTACGCGGCCATCGCGGCCAGCTCCCCGGCTGCATTGACGCCGGAGCAATCGGCGATATGGTCTTACCCGTTGCGCGAGGGAGATGACGAGGAAGTCATCTTCAACATGGTGAACGCGTTGCTGCTTCGCGTGCATCAGAGCGGCCACTTGGCGGAATTAAGTCCGCGTCGGAGAGATTTGGTCAAGGAAGCGCTCGATTACTACAAGACGATCCGGCAGGATATCCGCGAGGCTCTTCCTTTCTGGCCGCTGGGACTGCCAACGCAGCAGGACGATTGGGTTAGCTTCGGTCTCCGCCATCAGGATCGCGTTTACTTGGCGGTATGGAGAGTCGGCGGAGACGCGGCGGAGATTCAGTTGCCGCTCGGGCAGGTTGTCGGGTTGAGGGCGACGGCGGGTATCCGTTGTGCTTACCCGCAAGGCGTGGACACCGACTGGAGTTGGAACGACGAGCGCGGGGAACTGACGGTTCGTCTGCCGTCGGCTAAGACCGCGAGATTGTTCGAGCTTCGGGTGAAGTAA
- a CDS encoding ABC transporter substrate-binding protein produces the protein MLKRFGALSVSLALMAGILSACGGNNNAANEGGATATGTAGGDSSKPVTINMFTASPEYTEAFNAYIAEYKKVKPNVTINLEIMQADYNTVLKSRIAAGTTPDVFQTTAGGDIDTFAEYSADLTNEPLAAAMTDAVRSNMSSTDGKVLGLPVKGNLFVLMYNKKLLTDAGIANPPKTTAELADAIAKLEAKGITPFANAYKEWWVWKHIAQHFVDAAAQDANIAPKELVDQFIAGKTTFKDHPVLYTNFFDFIDLTVKHGTDKPLERDSNAEVSDFASGKAAFMTGKGAWDEEAIKKINPDFELGIMGYPVSDKAEQSQIITGADQALRINKDSKVAKETVEFFNWLYTSDYGKAWFSNVAKVIPPIKDAPMPDLDMPKQMEEILKTEKSGDLSVNYSLDTFHQKFGELMQAYIGGSKTKDQAVDEIQKAWIQFGSAQ, from the coding sequence ATGTTAAAAAGATTTGGAGCTCTGTCCGTCAGTTTAGCGCTGATGGCGGGAATACTTTCTGCTTGCGGAGGTAACAACAACGCGGCGAACGAAGGCGGCGCAACCGCAACGGGGACTGCCGGCGGCGATTCGTCCAAGCCGGTCACGATCAACATGTTCACAGCCTCTCCCGAATACACGGAAGCCTTTAATGCCTATATCGCGGAATATAAGAAAGTTAAACCTAACGTAACGATCAACCTGGAAATCATGCAAGCCGATTACAACACGGTGTTGAAATCGAGAATCGCGGCCGGCACGACGCCGGACGTGTTCCAGACGACGGCGGGCGGAGATATCGACACCTTCGCGGAATACAGCGCGGATCTGACGAACGAGCCTCTAGCGGCGGCTATGACCGATGCGGTCCGTTCGAATATGAGCTCTACCGACGGCAAGGTGCTTGGTCTTCCTGTCAAGGGTAACTTGTTCGTACTCATGTACAACAAGAAATTGCTAACCGATGCGGGTATCGCGAATCCGCCTAAGACGACTGCCGAGCTAGCCGACGCGATCGCGAAGCTGGAAGCCAAAGGCATCACGCCATTCGCGAACGCTTATAAAGAGTGGTGGGTATGGAAACATATCGCGCAACACTTTGTAGACGCGGCTGCTCAAGATGCGAACATCGCGCCGAAAGAGCTTGTCGATCAGTTCATTGCGGGCAAAACAACGTTCAAAGACCATCCGGTTCTTTACACTAACTTCTTCGATTTTATCGACCTAACGGTTAAGCACGGAACGGATAAACCGCTTGAGCGCGATAGCAATGCCGAAGTAAGCGATTTTGCTTCCGGTAAAGCGGCATTCATGACGGGTAAAGGCGCATGGGACGAAGAAGCGATCAAGAAGATCAACCCTGATTTCGAACTGGGCATCATGGGTTACCCGGTCAGCGACAAAGCCGAGCAATCCCAGATCATCACGGGCGCCGACCAAGCTCTTCGGATCAACAAAGATTCCAAAGTAGCGAAAGAAACGGTCGAATTTTTCAACTGGTTGTACACTTCGGACTACGGCAAAGCGTGGTTCTCTAACGTAGCGAAGGTAATTCCTCCGATCAAGGATGCTCCGATGCCGGATCTGGATATGCCTAAGCAAATGGAAGAAATCCTCAAAACGGAGAAATCCGGAGATCTGTCGGTTAACTACTCGCTCGATACTTTCCATCAGAAATTCGGCGAATTGATGCAAGCCTATATTGGCGGCAGCAAAACGAAGGATCAAGCGGTCGACGAAATCCAGAAAGCGTGGATCCAATTCGGTTCAGCGCAATAA
- a CDS encoding response regulator transcription factor gives MVNVLIIDDEEPLREAIRILGDWEGLGIGQVLEATDGQKGLAMLAEHDIDLAIVDMKMPVLNGMELLRIIERDYPDLLTIVISGYNDFEYTRQAIRSKVVDYLLKPVNRSELNQALAKAVNVLEAKRKMTSESISKNITLNMSLPKLKEKIYLSIIERSHNSPLSDAMLPLIGADKTANRFIAVVIRVMNLEEVGNSRFQRDVDLLHFAIANVINEFAEDQYRCFSFANPKREREIITILTMNGGYREDMVYRAIHQMKKVASTLDEIFGTLVCVGIGEICDDVKKLSASYDSARSFIDGIDLFKMNKTTVVHGAPEASLPPDNHSLVGRVPLIRGALENGSLSHAKGILLDYAGKWRDEEMFGIGEADRALQEFLVLMNDLAMDFKVPPERLPINGRNTLRDLGIGTDFATFDQYEAMLMRLLEYYGNEIRGALTSNKQFDVADIKTYIDNHYFEDIKISLFAEKYYLSREYLMKLFKQQFGVGIHEYVQKVRMDKAKQLLDDPSLKIQDISAMLGYKDKNYFSKAFRNYYSVSPTEYRDGQTNS, from the coding sequence ATGGTTAACGTACTGATCATCGACGACGAAGAACCGTTGCGCGAAGCCATTCGCATATTAGGCGATTGGGAAGGTTTGGGCATCGGGCAAGTGCTCGAAGCAACGGATGGGCAGAAGGGCCTTGCGATGCTTGCGGAGCATGACATTGATCTGGCTATCGTGGACATGAAGATGCCGGTGCTTAACGGAATGGAATTGCTTCGGATTATCGAACGGGATTATCCGGACCTGCTGACGATCGTCATTAGCGGATACAACGATTTCGAATATACAAGGCAGGCGATTCGCTCCAAAGTCGTAGATTATTTACTTAAGCCGGTCAATCGGTCGGAATTGAATCAAGCGTTAGCTAAAGCGGTTAACGTGCTTGAAGCAAAGCGGAAGATGACGAGCGAGTCCATCAGCAAGAACATCACGCTGAATATGTCCTTGCCTAAGCTTAAGGAGAAGATCTACCTCTCTATCATTGAACGGAGCCATAACAGTCCTTTAAGCGATGCGATGCTCCCCTTGATCGGGGCGGACAAAACGGCTAATCGGTTTATCGCCGTCGTCATTCGCGTCATGAATTTGGAAGAGGTCGGCAACAGCCGGTTTCAGCGGGACGTGGATTTATTGCATTTCGCTATTGCGAACGTCATTAACGAATTCGCCGAAGATCAGTACCGATGCTTTAGTTTCGCCAATCCAAAACGGGAACGGGAGATCATCACCATTCTTACGATGAATGGAGGATACCGGGAGGATATGGTATATCGCGCGATTCATCAGATGAAGAAGGTTGCGTCCACATTGGACGAGATCTTCGGTACGCTCGTATGCGTAGGAATCGGCGAGATCTGCGACGACGTAAAGAAGCTCTCGGCTTCTTACGATTCCGCGAGATCTTTCATCGACGGAATCGATCTGTTCAAGATGAATAAGACGACCGTCGTTCATGGCGCTCCCGAGGCCTCCCTTCCTCCGGACAATCACTCGCTTGTCGGGAGGGTTCCTCTCATCCGGGGGGCGCTGGAGAACGGAAGCCTATCCCATGCGAAAGGGATACTTCTTGATTATGCCGGGAAGTGGAGAGACGAAGAGATGTTCGGCATCGGGGAAGCGGATCGGGCTTTGCAGGAATTCCTCGTTCTGATGAACGACTTAGCCATGGATTTCAAGGTTCCCCCAGAACGGTTGCCCATCAACGGACGGAATACGTTGCGCGATCTCGGCATCGGAACGGATTTCGCCACGTTCGACCAATACGAGGCTATGCTTATGCGTTTGCTTGAATATTACGGGAATGAAATCCGAGGCGCCTTGACTTCTAACAAACAGTTTGACGTAGCGGATATCAAGACGTACATCGACAACCATTACTTCGAGGATATTAAAATTTCGCTTTTCGCGGAAAAATATTATCTGAGCCGGGAATACTTGATGAAGCTCTTCAAGCAGCAATTCGGAGTCGGCATTCACGAGTACGTGCAGAAGGTCAGAATGGACAAGGCCAAGCAACTGCTGGACGATCCGTCCTTGAAAATCCAAGATATTTCCGCAATGCTCGGCTACAAGGATAAGAATTATTTTAGCAAGGCATTCCGTAATTATTATTCGGTATCGCCGACGGAGTATCGGGATGGACAAACGAATAGTTAA